The Primulina eburnea isolate SZY01 chromosome 8, ASM2296580v1, whole genome shotgun sequence genome contains a region encoding:
- the LOC140839653 gene encoding ATP-dependent helicase BRM-like isoform X1 has protein sequence MQSGGGPQQGGGGHGRSTAPSASASPSSSSSAAFDHQQQQRQSLQQQFLRRTEGNTALLAYQAGNINGALAGANVLASGFMQLPQQSRKLIDPGQQHAPPNIQDQGHNRIQGAEQQMLNPFQHTYLQHAFQAAQPKSTLGMQSQQQMKPGITGPLVKDEDMRMKNMIQVGNLSPASTSKKSSEQVVDGEKPADHNQRSISSEPRSSYPARLGQTMSSASMLGPHTQQNIMKMTNNPMAAQMQALQSLALEHNIDLSDPANANVIAQLIPLMQSRMVAQQKANDSNISIQSASFPKPNSTSMQVASESSPHANSSSDVSGQSGSSKVRQVLSSGMGVTSSAALVDNSSNLSLQQFSAHVKDNQLTPRQPNIVGSGMPLFHPMQSPVNSSQGVESLMLAKASSISEASQAQYARKANQSPRQSVTPSSDAEVGNLSTPAGGPFPQMRQSHVGFTKQQLHVLKAQILAFRRLKAFSFALQKGDSTLPRELLQAISPPPLDLKIQQVLPPPGTASKDRSTGECVDEHVKSMESTEKVHQVVALTAGAGKVKEEVLRDVKATSSAANRQSTTPETKESRYVVPRGKEEHQDEGSSGKLEHGTDLGTQTPPIRSDVTVDRDKAVASKPVVSETIQVKKPIQASNATQPKDTGSTKKYHGPLFDFPVFTRKHDTLGSSMMNNNNNLVLAYDIKDLFSEEGGEICKRRRAEKIRKIDKLLSVNLERKKFKPDLVIRLQIESKKLQLVDLQARLRDEIEQQQIEIMAMPDRPYRKFVRLCERQRLELNRQSQASQKAVREKQLKSIFQWRKKLLEAHWIIRDARIARNRGVHKYHEKMLREFSKRKDDGRDKRMEALKNNDVERYREMLLEQQTNINGEAAERYAVLSSFLTQTEEYLHKLGSKITAAKNLQEVEEAGSSAIAAARAQGLSEEEVRAAAACAREEVMIRNRFTEMNAPKENTSVNKYYNLAHAVSERVTRQPSMLRAGTLRDYQLVGLQWMLSLYNNKLNGILADEMGLGKTVQVMSLIAYLMEFKGNYGPHLIIVPNAVLVNWKSEFHIWLPTVSCIFYVGGKDQRAKLFSQEVLAMKFNVLVTTYEFIMYDRSKLSKVDWKYIIIDEAQRMKDRESVLARDLDRYRCQRRLLLTGTPLQNELKELWSLLNLLLPEVFDNRKAFHDWFSQPFQKEGPTHNAEDDWLETEKKVIVIHRLHQILEPFMLRRRVEDVEGSLPPKVSIVLKCRMSSIQSVIYDWIKSTGTLRIDPEDEKLKVQKNPIYQPKVYKTLNNRCMELRKSCNHPLLNYPYFSDFSKDFLVRSCGKLWVLDRVLIKLHRTGHRVLLFSTMTKLLDIVEEYLQWRRLVFRRIDGTTSLEDRESAIMDFNSPDTDCFIFLLSIRAAGRGLNLQSADTVIIYDPDPNPKNEEQAVARAHRIGQTREVKVIYMEAVVDKIPSHQKEDEIRSEGAVDSDDDLAGKDRYMGSIESLIRNNIQQYKIDMADEVINAGRFDQRTTHEERRLTLETLLHDEERYQETVHDVPSLHEVNRMIARSDAEVELFDQMDEELDWAEDMTRYDQVPKWLRASTKEVNTTISNLSKKSSKNVFYGGGVGLESSDIVHETERKRGRPKRKVPIYTELDDEEEEFSEASSEDRNRYSVQGVGETGDFEDDESTGAPRLNNEQSEEESPVSADGYQSQRALESIRNNDVLDEAGSSGSSSHSQRLLRMVSPSASSQKFGSLSALDDRSNSRSKKSVDELEEGEIAASGDSHIDHQQSGSWIQDRDEGEDEQVLQPKIKRKRSIRYRPRPADSLGEKYTKKSSLRHENRCQLQFQVEGRNAFQERDERAHNVGEPSSLKTDKNDLSMKNRSSLPSRKTSIAKSHGSMKSGAVNYVSTPDYTREQPREKWDNKSKKPTGSGYKMSEVIQRKCKNVISKLQRRIDKEGHQIIPLLTELWKRIENSNPVGGAGNNLLDFRRIDLRVDKSEYSGVMELVSDVQLVLKCGLQYYGFSYEVRSEAKKVHDLFFDILKIAFPDTDFREARNSMSFSGPISTPASASRQMLASQTKRQKLVKDVDSDNGHFQKPQTRAAIHTLEETKTRSYMTQKELRLGSSSSREHSQQDNAHPFTHPGDFVICKKKRKDREKSAVKAAGNRSAGPLSPIGLGLNIKSPSSFSGTKDMGLMQQIGAQQSRAALSPQQGNSGGSAVGWANPVKRMRTDAGKRRPSHL, from the exons ATGCAATCTGGCGGTGGGCCCCAGCAAGGCGGCGGCGGACATGGAAGGAGCACTGCCCCTTCGGCCTCTGCTTCGCCATCCTCGTCTTCATCTGCCGCATTTGACCACCAGCAGCAACAAAGACAG TCATTGCAGCAACAATTTTTGAGGAGAACCGAAGGGAATACTGCCCTTTTAGCCTACCAAGCTGGCAATATTAATGGGGCCCTTGCTGGAGCAAATGTTTTGGCATCTGGATTCATGCAATTACCTCAGCAATCCAGGAAGTTAATTGATCCGGGTCAACAACATGCCCCTCCTAATATTCAAGACCAGGGTCACAATAGGATTCAAGGTGCTGAACAACAGATGTTGAATCCTTTCCAACATACTTACTTGCAACATGCCTTTCAGGCTGCACAACCGAAATCAACCTTAGGGATGCAATCCCAGCAGCAGATGAAACCAGGGATTACTGGTCCTCTTGTCAAAGATGAAGATATGCGGATGAAAAATATGATCCAAGTTGGGAATCTGTCTCCGGCATCCACCTCCAAAAAATCATCTGAGCAGGTCGTTGACGGTGAGAAACCAGCAGATCATAATCAGCGGTCCATATCAAGCGAACCAAGATCTAGTTATCCTGCACGTCTTGGTCAAACAATGTCATCAGCATCAATGCTGGGGCCACATACCCAGCAAAATATCATGAAAATGACTAACAACCCCATGGCTGCACAAATGCAAGCCTTGCAGTCTTTGGCGCTCGAGCACAATATTGACCTGTCTGATCCTGCAAATGCAAATGTGATCGCTCAACTAATTCCCCTAATGCAATCCAGAATGGTTGCTCAGCAAAAAGCAAATGACAGCAATATCAGTATTCAGTCTGCATCTTTTCCAAAACCCAACAGTACTTCAATGCAAGTTGCAAGCGAAAGTTCACCCCATGCTAATTCCTCGAGCGATGTATCTGGACAGTCTGGATCTTCAAAAGTTAGGCAGGTTTTGTCTAGTGGTATGGGTGTGACTTCTAGTGCTGCTCTGGTTGACAATTCTAGCAACCTATCACTGCAGCAGTTCTCTGCGCACGTTAAAGATAACCAACTGACTCCTAGACAACCAAATATTGTTGGAAGTGGAATGCCCCTATTTCATCCCATGCAATCGCCTGTGAATTCAAGCCAAGGTGTTGAAAGTTTAATGCTTGCGAAAGCTTCATCCATTTCAGAAGCTTCTCAGGCCCAGTATGCCAGAAAAGCTAATCAATCTCCCCGACAATCTGTAACTCCATCTAGTGATGCGGAGGTGGGCAATTTGTCAACACCTGCTGGTGGACCATTTCCCCAGATGCGACAATCACATGTTGGATTTACAAAGCAGCAACTGCATGTACTTAAAGCACAAATACTTGCATTTAGGCGTCTGAAG GCTTTTTCCTTTGCCCTGCAGAAAGGAGATTCAACTCTGCCACGTGAATTGCTCCAAGCTATTTCCCCTCCACCACTTGATTTAAAGATACAGCAGGTATTGCCCCCTCCTGGGACTGCTAGCAAGGATAGGTCAACTGGAGAGTGTGTAGATGAGCATGTAAAATCTATGGAGTCAACTGAAAAAGTGCATCAGGTTGTGGCTTTGACTGCTGGAGCAGGTAAAGTGAAGGAGGAAGTTCTGAGAGATGTCAAGGCAACTTCTTCGGCTGCTAATAGGCAAAGTACTACACCTGAAACAAAGGAATCAAGATATGTGGTTCCTCGTGGGAAAGAAGAACATCAAGATGAAGGATCTTCAGGGAAGTTGGAACATGGAACTGATCTTGGAACACAGACACCTCCTATTAGGAGTGATGTTACTGTAGATAGGGATAAAGCAGTTGCTTCGAAGCCAGTTGTGTCAGAAACAATTCAAGTTAAGAAACCTATTCAAGCAAGCAATGCAACTCAACCCAAGGATACTGGTTCAACTAAAAAGTATCATGGCCCTTTGTTTGATTTCCCAGTGTTTACTAGGAAACATGACACACTTGGGTCATCGATGatgaacaataataataatcttGTTCTAGCTTATGATATTAAAGATCTTTTCTCCGAGGAAGGTGGAGAGATTTGTAAAAGGAGAAGGGCAGAAAAAATACGAAAGATTGATAAATTACTATCTGTAAACTTGGAGAGGAAGAAGTTTAAACCTGATCTTGTTATACGACTACAAATTGAATCAAAAAAACTtcagcttgtagatcttcaggCACGGTTGAGGGATGAGATTGAGCAACAACAAATAGAGATAATGGCAATGCCTGATAGACCATATCGTAAATTTGTTCGACTATGCGAGCGTCAACGGCTAGAGCTAAACAGGCAATCTCAGGCTAGTCAGAAGGCAGTTAGAGAAAAGCAACTGAAATCCATATTTCAGTGGCGCAAGAAGCTTCTTGAGGCACACTGGATCATCCGCGACGCTCGAATTGCTCGCAATAGGGGAGTTCACAAGTATCATGAAAAAATGCTTAGGGAGTtttctaaaaggaaagatgatgGCCGTGATAAAAGGATGGAAGCACTGAAAAATAATGATGTGGAAAGATATAGGGAGATGTTGTTGGAACAACAAACTAACATCAACGGCGAGGCTGCAGAAAGATATGCTGTTCTGTCGTCATTCCTGACTCAAACTGAAGAATATCTTCACAAATTAGGAAGTAAAATAACAGCAGCTAAAAATCTTCAGGAGGTTGAGGAGGCAGGCAGTTCTGCCATCGCCGCAGCACGTGCACAG GGTCTCTCGGAAGAAGAAGTAAGAGCTGCTGCTGCCTGTGCTAGAGAAGAAGTGATGATAAGGAATCGATTCACTGAGATGAATGCACCAAAAGAAAATACATCCGTTAACAA GTATTACAATCTCGCACATGCTGTTAGTGAAAGGGTCACTAGGCAGCCCTCGATGTTACGTGCTGGAACATTACGTGACTATCAGCTT GTTGGTTTGCAGTGGATGTTATCTTTGTACAACAACAAATTAAATGGAATCTTGGCCGATGAGATGGGTCTTGGGAAGACCGTTCAG GTCATGTCCTTGATTGCATATTTAATGGAGTTTAAAGGAAACTATGGTCCACATCTTATCATTGTTCCTAATGCTGTTCTGGTGAACTGGAAG AGTGAATTCCACATTTGGCTTCCAACTGTCTCCTGCATATTTTATGTTGGTGGAAAAGATCAAAGGGCAAAATTGTTTTCTCAA GAAGTCTTAGCGATGAAGTTTAATGTCCTCGTGACAACCTATGAGTTCATTATGTATGATCGGTCAAAACTTTCAAAAGTTGATTGGAAGTATATTATAATTGATGAAGCACAACGAATGAAGGACAGAGAGTCCGTTCTAGCTCGTGATCTTGATAGATATCGATGCCAAAGGCGCTTGCTTCTCACTGGAACACCATTGCAG AATGAACTTAAAGAACTGTGGTCCCTTTTAAACCTATTGCTCCCAGAAGTATTTGATAATAGAAAAGCTTTTCACGATTGGTTTTCACAACCATTTCAAAAAGAAGGTCCCACACACAATGCTGAGGATGACTGGCTTGAGACTGAGAAGAAGGTGATAGTTATCCATAGACTTCATCAAATTTTAGAGCCATTTATGCTTAGGCGTCGTGTTGAAGATGTGGAAGGATCACTGCCTCCCAAG GTTTCCATTGTCCTGAAATGCAGAATGTCTTCCATTCAGAGTGTCATATATGACTGGATCAAATCCACTGGTACTCTAAGAATTGACCCAGAAGATGAAAAGCTCAAAGTTCAGAAGAATCCAATTTATCAGCCAAAAGTTTACAAGACCTTAAATAACAGATGCATGGAGCTAAGGAAATCATGCAATCACCCTTTACTCAACTATCCATATTTTAGTGATTTTTCAAAGGATTTTCTTGTGAGATCATGCGGAAAATTGTGGGTTCTGGATAGAGTGTTAATTAAGCTTCATCGAACTGGCCATAGGGTATTGCTATTTAGCACCATGACCAAACTGCTCGACATAGTGGAGGAATATTTGCAATGGAGAAGGCTTGTTTTCAGACGAATCGACGGGACAACTAGTTTGGAAGATCGTGAGAGTGCTATTATGGACTTCAATAGTCCTGAtactgattgttttatattcTTACTCAGCATTCGTGCTGCTGGACGAGGTTTGAATCTTCAATCTGCTGACACTGTCATCATATATGATCCTGATCCAAACCCAAAAAATGAGGAACAGGCTGTTGCTCGAGCACACCGAATTGGGCAGACTAGGGAGGTAAAAGTCATTTATATGGAAGCTGTGGTAGACAAAATACCAAGCCATCAGAAAGAAGATGAGATCAGGAGTGAAGGTGCAGTTGATTCTGATGACGACCTTGCTGGGAAGGATCGTTATATGGGTTCTATTGAGAGCCTCATTCGGAATAACATTCAACAATATAAGATTGACATGGCTGATGAGGTTATAAATGCTGGTCGTTTTGACCAAAGGACTACACATGAAGAGAGACGCCTGACCTTAGAAACCTTGTTGCATGATGAAGAGAGATACCAAGAAACTGTACATGATGTTCCTTCTCTTCATGAAGTTAATCGGATGATTGCCAGAAGTGATGCGGAAGTAGAGCTCTTTGATCAAATGGATGAGGAACTTGACTGGGCAGAAGATATGACTCGGTATGATCAAGTTCCAAAATGGCTTCGAGCAAGTACTAAAGAAGTAAATACCACAATTTCTAATTTATCCAAGAAGTCATCAAAGAATGTCTTCTATGGAGGAGGTGTGGGTTTAGAATCCAGTGACATCGTTCATGAGACCGAGAGAAAGAGGGGGCGTCCCAAGAGGAAAGTTCCTATTTACACTGAATTGGATGACGAAGAAGAAGAATTTTCTGAAGCTAGTTCGGAGGATAGGAATCGATATTCTGTACAAGGAGTAGGAGAAACTGGGGATTTTGAAGATGATGAATCTACTGGGGCTCCACGACTTAATAACGAGCAGTCAGAAGAAGAAAGTCCCGTTTCTGCTGATGGATACCAATCCCAAAGAGCTTTGGAAAGCATCAGAAACAACGATGTACTTGATGAAGCAGGTTCATCTGGATCATCTTCACACAGTCAAAGGTTATTAAGGATGGTTTCTCCTTCCGCGTCTTCTCAGAAATTTGGATCACTTTCTGCTTTAGATGACAGGTCCAACTCCCGTTCGAAGAAGTCG GTAGATGAATTAGAAGAAGGGGAAATTGCTGCATCTGGTGATTCTCATATTGACCACCAGCAATCTGGTAGCTGGATTCAAGATCGTGATGAAGGTGAAGATGAACAGGTTTTGCAGCCCAAAATTAAACGAAAACGAAGTATTCGGTATCGTCCAAGGCCTGCAGATAGTTTGGGAGAGAAATATACTAAGAAGTCATCCCTTCGCCATGAGAATCGTTGTCAATTGCAATTTCAGGTGGAAGGTAGAAATGCATTCCAGGAAAGGGATGAACGTGCACATAATGTTGGAGAACCTAGCTCATTGAAAACTGACAAAAATGATTTATCCATGAAGAACAGGAGTAGTTTACCCTCGAGGAAAACATCTATAGCTAAATCGCATGGTTCTATGAAATCTGGCGCGGTTAATTATGTATCTACTCCAGATTATACTCGGGAACAACCAAGGGAAAAATGGGACAATAAATCGAAAAAGCCTACTGGTAGTGGCTATAAAATGTCTGAGGTCATCCAGAGAAAG TGCAAGAATGTCATCAGTAAGCTTCAAAGAAGAATAGATAAAGAAGGTCATCAAATAATACCCTTGCTAACTGAACTTTGGAAAAGAATTGAGAACTCCAATCCTGTGGGTGGGGCAGGGAATAACCTTTTGGACTTTAGAAGGATCGACCTTCGTGTTGACAAATCTGAGTACAGCGGCGTCATGGAGCTTGTATCTGATGTGCAACTTGTGTTGAAGTGTGGTTTGCAGTATTATGGATTCTCTTATGAG GTGAGGTCGGAAGCGAAGAAAGTACACGATCTCTTCTTTGACATCTTGAAGATAGCATTTCCAGACACTGATTTTCGAGAAGCCAGAAATTCTATGTCTTTTTCTGGTCCAATTTCGACACCAGCCAGTGCTTCAAGACAGATGCTTGCTAGTCAGACCAAGCGCCAGAAATTAGTGAAGGATGTGGATTCTGACAATGGTCATTTTCAGAAGCCACAGACTCGAGCAGCCATCCATACTCTGGAGGAAACCAAGACCAGAAGTTATATGACACAAAAAGAGCTTCGGCTTGGAAGTAGCAGTAGCCGTGAGCATAGCCAACAGGATAATGCACACCCGTTTACTCATCCTGGGGACTTCGTTATCTGCAAAAAGAAGAGGAAAGACAGGGAAAAATCAGCAGTGAAGGCAGCAGGGAATAGGTCAGCAGGTCCTCTGTCACCTATTGGCCTTGGCCTTAATATTAAAAGTCCAAGCTCATTTTCTGGCACCAAAGATATGGGATTGATGCAGCAAATTGGTGCACAACAAAGTCGAGCTGCCCTTTCTCCTCAACAAGGGAATAGTGGTGGTAGTGCTGTTGGATGGGCGAATCCTGTAAAGAGAATGAGAACCGATGCTGGAAAGAGGCGCCCAAGCCATTTATGA